A stretch of Flexivirga aerilata DNA encodes these proteins:
- a CDS encoding proline dehydrogenase family protein, producing MIDASAALRQGLLGLSRSKAVRQVIEKAPVSRDVVRRFVAGDGTAECVQAVADLVGDGRLATIDFLGEDTLDVAQASRTRDAYLTLLQELHTRDLTKAGAAEVSVKLSAVGQALPQDGEKIALDNARQICEAAAKAGTTVTIDMEDHTTTDSTLGIVRDLRADFPWVGAVLQAYLHRTEADCRDLAGQGSRIRLCKGAYKEPESVAYQESHDVDASYVRCLKVLMEGDGYPMAASHDPRLIEIARSLADKQLRAPESYEFQMLFGIRPDEQRRIAAAGNQMRVYVPYGDEWYGYLMRRMAERPANTMFFLRALATKG from the coding sequence GTGATCGACGCCAGCGCTGCACTGCGACAAGGACTGCTCGGCCTCAGCCGCAGCAAAGCGGTGCGCCAGGTGATCGAGAAGGCGCCGGTCAGCCGCGACGTCGTGCGTCGCTTCGTCGCCGGCGACGGCACCGCCGAATGCGTGCAGGCGGTCGCCGACCTGGTCGGCGACGGGCGCCTCGCGACCATCGACTTCCTCGGCGAGGACACCCTCGACGTCGCACAGGCCAGCCGCACCCGCGACGCCTACCTGACGCTGCTGCAGGAGTTGCACACCCGCGACCTGACCAAGGCCGGCGCCGCCGAGGTGAGCGTCAAGCTCAGCGCCGTCGGGCAGGCCCTGCCGCAGGACGGCGAGAAGATCGCGCTCGACAACGCCCGCCAGATCTGCGAGGCGGCCGCCAAGGCCGGCACCACGGTCACCATCGACATGGAGGACCACACCACCACCGACTCGACCCTCGGCATCGTGCGCGACCTGCGCGCCGACTTCCCGTGGGTGGGCGCGGTCCTGCAGGCCTACCTGCACCGCACCGAGGCCGACTGCCGGGATCTCGCCGGCCAGGGCAGCCGCATCCGGCTCTGCAAGGGCGCCTACAAGGAGCCGGAGTCCGTGGCCTACCAGGAAAGCCACGACGTCGACGCGTCATACGTGCGATGCCTGAAGGTGCTGATGGAGGGCGACGGCTATCCGATGGCCGCCAGCCACGACCCGCGACTCATCGAGATCGCCCGGTCGCTCGCCGACAAGCAGCTGCGTGCGCCCGAATCCTACGAATTCCAAATGCTTTTCGGCATCCGGCCCGACGAGCAGCGCCGGATCGCCGCTGCCGGCAATCAGATGCGCGTCTACGTGCCGTACGGCGACGAGTGGTACGGCTACCTCATGCGTCGTATGGCGGAGCGTCCCGCCAACACCATGTTCTTCCTCCGAGCACTCGCCACGAAGGGGTAA
- a CDS encoding MarR family winged helix-turn-helix transcriptional regulator, whose protein sequence is MTEPGRGHELPMLLFAGYRMIVDELHRRLAERGFPDARPADGYALQAISAGASSAVELAGALAVSKQAAGKTLEQLGERGYLQRSVDPGDGRRRTVTLTRRGRDLLAASADAFDEIHREIAGRIGDSALAGVERSLRSLTGDPVIRTDTIGWLGGGPRVP, encoded by the coding sequence ATGACCGAACCCGGACGTGGGCATGAACTGCCGATGCTGCTCTTCGCCGGCTACCGGATGATCGTCGACGAGCTCCACCGGCGGCTTGCCGAGCGTGGGTTCCCGGATGCGCGCCCTGCGGATGGCTATGCCTTGCAGGCGATTTCGGCGGGTGCTTCGTCGGCGGTGGAGCTCGCGGGCGCTCTCGCGGTCAGCAAGCAGGCCGCGGGCAAGACGCTCGAGCAGTTGGGGGAGCGCGGCTACCTGCAGCGATCTGTCGATCCGGGCGACGGCCGGCGTCGCACGGTGACCCTCACTCGTCGTGGTCGCGATCTGCTCGCCGCGTCGGCGGACGCCTTCGACGAGATCCACCGCGAGATCGCCGGCCGGATCGGGGACAGTGCGCTCGCGGGTGTCGAGCGGTCGCTGCGAAGTCTGACCGGCGACCCGGTGATCCGGACCGACACGATCGGCTGGCTGGGCGGCGGTCCGCGCGTTCCCTGA
- a CDS encoding carboxymuconolactone decarboxylase family protein codes for MTDPFRPLDPAEADPPLSETLRAVALPGGGLPEAVARMAHSPVTLQTFLAANARLQESVLPPYDREVVILTVAVRNGCEVCITMHSNAFRRLGADDHQLRQAIGGAGVDSRIGALRSFTLAMIDRTGAVTDDERDAFLRAGYSPRAALEVALIIGTYTISTFANRLTRA; via the coding sequence ATGACCGACCCGTTCCGGCCGCTCGATCCCGCCGAGGCCGACCCACCCCTCTCCGAGACCTTGCGCGCAGTCGCGCTGCCGGGCGGCGGCCTGCCCGAGGCCGTCGCGCGAATGGCGCACTCACCCGTCACGCTGCAGACGTTCCTGGCCGCCAACGCGCGACTGCAGGAGTCGGTGCTCCCGCCATACGACCGTGAGGTGGTGATCCTGACGGTGGCGGTCCGCAACGGCTGCGAAGTCTGCATCACCATGCACAGCAACGCGTTTCGTCGACTCGGCGCCGACGACCACCAACTCCGCCAAGCGATCGGCGGCGCGGGCGTCGACAGCCGGATCGGCGCGCTCCGGAGCTTCACGCTCGCGATGATCGACCGCACCGGCGCCGTCACCGACGACGAGCGCGACGCGTTCCTGCGTGCCGGCTACTCGCCACGAGCCGCTCTGGAGGTGGCGCTGATCATCGGCACCTACACGATCTCGACGTTCGCCAACCGACTCACCCGCGCCTGA
- a CDS encoding sugar phosphate isomerase/epimerase family protein, translated as MDAAKVKVPEARIALSTSSVYPLGVVDAFAMADRLGYDGVEVMVWTDPVSQEPGALRKLVDHYGIPVVSIHAPTLLLTQRIWGTEPWPKVDNSINLAEEVGADTVVVHPPFRWQRDYAADFVEGIKQRGTETDVRIAVENMFPWRARQREMQAYLPGWDPVEIDYDHVTLDLSHTATAGSDALAMQEALGDRLAHIHLADGSGSFKDEHLVPGRGSQPCAEVLERLARDGYDGDIVLEVGTRKVTQEQRELDLAEALAFARLHFAAAAD; from the coding sequence ATGGACGCCGCCAAGGTGAAGGTGCCGGAAGCGCGGATCGCGCTGTCCACCTCCTCGGTCTACCCCCTCGGCGTCGTCGACGCGTTCGCGATGGCCGACCGTCTCGGCTACGACGGCGTCGAGGTGATGGTCTGGACCGACCCGGTCAGCCAGGAGCCGGGCGCCCTGCGCAAGCTGGTCGATCACTACGGCATACCGGTTGTCTCGATCCATGCGCCGACTCTTCTTCTGACACAACGGATTTGGGGCACCGAGCCCTGGCCGAAGGTGGACAACTCCATCAACCTCGCCGAGGAGGTCGGGGCCGACACCGTCGTGGTCCACCCGCCCTTCCGCTGGCAGCGCGACTACGCCGCCGATTTCGTCGAGGGGATCAAGCAGCGCGGCACCGAGACCGACGTGCGGATCGCGGTCGAGAACATGTTCCCGTGGCGGGCCCGCCAGCGCGAGATGCAGGCCTACCTGCCCGGCTGGGACCCCGTCGAGATCGACTACGACCACGTCACGCTCGACCTGTCGCACACCGCGACCGCCGGCTCCGACGCGCTCGCGATGCAGGAGGCCCTCGGCGACCGGCTGGCGCACATCCACCTCGCCGACGGGTCCGGGTCGTTCAAGGACGAGCACCTGGTGCCGGGTCGCGGCAGCCAGCCGTGCGCCGAGGTGCTCGAGCGGCTGGCCCGCGACGGCTATGACGGCGACATCGTGCTCGAGGTCGGCACCCGCAAAGTCACCCAGGAGCAACGCGAGCTCGACCTCGCCGAGGCGCTCGCCTTCGCCCGCCTGCACTTCGCCGCCGCGGCCGACTGA
- a CDS encoding Ppx/GppA phosphatase family protein gives MRLGVIDVGSNTVHLLVVDAHRGAHPLPASSHKRELRLSEHTTADGSIAREGVERLIGFVGECLTIAEDQGIEDLLAFATSAIREAPNGEAVLAAVRERTGVDLQVLSGPEESRLTFLAVRRWFGWSAGRMLVVDIGGGSLEFAAGIDEEPDVALSLPLGAGRLTRDLPGDPPDRADLKVLRKQIRSDIARVARDVTKVGTPDRYVGTSKTIRSLARVTGAAPSGEGPYVERSLDREALRELVPRLATMTAAERATLPGVSVSRSRQLLAGAMVVLAAMDIFDVPRLDLCPWALREGVILRRLDWLDS, from the coding sequence ATGCGGCTCGGGGTGATCGACGTTGGCTCCAACACGGTGCACCTGCTCGTGGTCGACGCCCACCGTGGCGCGCACCCGCTGCCGGCCAGCTCCCACAAGCGCGAACTGCGGCTGTCGGAGCACACCACCGCCGACGGATCGATCGCCCGCGAGGGCGTCGAGCGGCTGATCGGCTTTGTCGGCGAGTGCCTGACGATCGCCGAGGACCAGGGCATCGAGGACCTGCTCGCCTTCGCCACCAGCGCGATCCGTGAGGCCCCGAACGGCGAGGCGGTGCTCGCCGCGGTGCGCGAACGCACCGGCGTGGATCTGCAGGTGCTGAGCGGGCCGGAGGAGTCGCGGCTGACGTTTCTCGCCGTACGCCGCTGGTTCGGCTGGTCGGCGGGTCGAATGCTCGTGGTCGACATCGGCGGCGGATCGCTGGAGTTCGCGGCCGGCATCGACGAGGAGCCGGACGTCGCGCTCAGCCTGCCGCTGGGTGCGGGCCGGCTCACCCGCGACCTGCCCGGCGACCCGCCGGACCGCGCCGACCTCAAGGTGCTGCGCAAACAGATCCGCTCCGACATCGCCCGCGTCGCCCGCGACGTCACCAAGGTCGGCACCCCCGATCGTTACGTCGGCACCAGCAAGACGATCCGCTCGCTGGCGCGCGTCACCGGGGCGGCGCCGAGCGGCGAGGGCCCCTATGTCGAGCGCTCTCTCGACCGGGAGGCGCTGCGCGAGCTGGTGCCTCGCCTCGCGACCATGACTGCCGCCGAACGCGCAACGCTCCCAGGCGTTTCGGTGAGCCGGTCCCGGCAACTGCTCGCCGGCGCGATGGTCGTGCTCGCGGCCATGGACATCTTCGACGTGCCGCGCCTCGACCTGTGTCCGTGGGCGCTGCGCGAGGGGGTCATCCTGCGGCGGCTGGACTGGCTGGATTCGTGA